The genomic region AACATTCTAGTATTGGGGCAAAATACACTGAGAATGTTTTGTAACATAGTAAGGTATTTTGTAACATTATGAGGTATCCTGTAACATTATTTAAGTACACTCCAGTATCCATTATTTAGGTACACTACACTACAATCCATCAGGCTGGTTACAGTCACCTGCGAAGCTTGTTTACAGCCAATCACAACCATTTGGGCCAGCCGGCATCATTTCAGGGATCTGCGGTGTCGGAATGTGATGATAGGGGAGAGCGGATTAATCGCACAAAACTCCGCCCCTTCACACTTCTACGTAGCCTGGCAGCCCCATGACGAACTATACTGCAGCTAGCAGATGGTGCCGGAGGGAGTCCTCCACGTGTCGTGCACTGACGTGTTGTGCACTGGCGTGTTGTGCACTGACGTGTTGTGCACTGACGTGTTGTGCACTGGCGTGTTGTGCACTGACGTGTTGTGCACTGGCGTGTCGTGCACTGACGTGTTGTGCACTGACGCAGATTGTCTGGCTGGTGTGGCGGGGCACCCCCCGTGTTATGGTGCTGGTCACGGGACACCTTTTCTTGACACAGTGCTGCTTGTTTTTTCGCCTGGAGGCTGGGGACCGATAAGAGCAGATAAAAACGGATGGTTCACACGCTACGTCAGTCCGGGATGGGATCGTTTCTTGAACACGCCCAGTCCATATTGACAGCAGATGTTAGGTGTCTTGTCTGACTGTTTGCTGTTTATCCTTCATTCTCCTTCGTCATCATaccattgttgtttttttcatgtgGCTGCCAGCCAAGTTAGAACCTCATGGCTTTCTCCATAGATAACCTGCTAGATAGGGTGTCCATGGGAATAATCCATTCCATGGGCCAgtccctgtctctttctgtttagGGAGGACATCCCACTAATCACTTTTACTTAATCTGGGATTTACACTGCCAAGTCCCAGTGAGGCAGGGCTTTTATTGGCCTGCTGTCTGACTTTGATTCAGTGTCTTACTGTCTTGGCTGGGAGAAAGACCCTTTGTACCCCATAAGCACATCATGAGCTATTCTTAATCCCTCTTGTGAAAATAGAAGAGAGTTGCACTGCCTGTCCTGCTTTACCAGACAGCGTTATAAGGCAACACTGAGATCATCATTCTCAGAAACCTTTTCATTTGGCAAGGCTTCAagaatgagtatagtaaaataAAGATGAATAGGATATCATAAAATAGATCTCTTTACATTGCAAATTAATGCAGTATGATTATCAAAGTTTGTTCATATGTATCCTTAAAAACACTTCTGCCAGGTgtcttttgcagtatgtttatCACACCAGAACCGCCATGAGACTAAAATGAACCAAACATTACAAAGGGAACTGTTCAAATTGTGCTCCTTTTTTAATTTCACTTTGACTGTAAATATAGCCAAGAGTATGATGTGCACAGAAATCACTGGAAGAGTTCTGTGTCTGGCAAAACTTTACTTGCATGGCCCTTCCACCAAACTTTCTCAAATGTCATCTTGAAACCTCAGTGGGGAACTGAAGCACTGTTTTTCAAGGTAAACAGTCAAACAATTGGTATTTTGTGTGATCCTACTGTTGATACCACATCAGCAGTAGGAACAACTTTCAACAATTTGCCTCACTTGTCTGGGACTAGATTGTCCAATATAAAATGATCTGCATTGGGATTTGCAGGTTAAGAAAGCTTAGGGCTTTAATGTCATGACGTCACATTAATTAGCGGCTGCTTTGATCCTTTCAGCCTCTAAGCCACTACGGTCTGTCAGTTTGTAAAGAAGTACAGGGCATTTTGGTGATTTGTCCGGCATCACGGCAGAGTATGCACCTCGGCGCAAACTGAGGCCATTAACTACCCACCTTTACTCTTCCCTTTTGATTTTCCCGGGTGATGCGTTTGTAAGAGGGAGGAAAACGCGAACAATTCAAAATGGTAGACAAGGATAGTGTGGAGAAGTACCTGGAGAACAATCCTCAGTTCGCCAAAGAGTATTTTGACAAAAAGGTGCTCCCAGAAGTAATCTCTACAGCGTTTACAGAAAACCTCGAGATCAAAGATCCGACCTCGTACAAAGATGTCTCCCTAATTCAAGAGGCCAACATCATCTTTGACATGGTCAAAGAAATGTACACGACAGCGACTGTGGAAAAAGCGATCCACAAGGTCCTGCAGAGAGTTTGCATGATTTTGAACGCAGACCGATGCAGTTACTTTGTGTGCCGATCTAGAAACGGAATACCCGAGCTTGCAACGTTGCTCTTTAACATCACTCCTACGTCCAAATATGAGGATAACCTGGTCAACCCCAATACTGAGATTGTTTTTCCAACTGATATGGGTGTCGTTGGATGGACAGCGCACTCAAAAAAGATGCAAAACGTTCCGGATGTTACGAAGGTGAGTGCTGTCAGCATGTGTCCAAGCGCCTAAGCGCGCGTTAAATGGGTACGCGAGCCGTATTAACAATTAGATAACACTCTTATCCAGGCAACATTGTATTTTAAGCATATATGTTCTTGTTGGTTGTATAAAAACGGTCAATTTAATGAAATCGTTTCAAATTTTAGAAGGTTATTAAGTACATCGAATATTATTGATACAACCATTTATCTTGacttattgattgattgttatCTGTGTCTGCAATTTAACATTCTCTGCCATGGATTTCTTGAAGGTAGCGCCCAACTTTGCCTAGCCTTGATTATTACACTTAGTCCTAACGTCTTACCAACTCCTTTTCTGAGAGTGGATAGTCAATTGACTTTGCCCAAGCTAATTACATGAATTAGAaatcattcaaaatgttaatattgaCCACTTAGTTTGTagaataaaatatgattttaatGTCTGTCATATATGTCCCCAGTTAGCTGGAGATTAGCCTGATTACTCTTGTGCATGGAAATTGAATTGTGACATTTACTTGGCATACATAAAATGCAGGCTCCAAAAATCATGGCAGAGGTTGTTTTTAGTCTAGTAACTTATTGTACTCCgaatgtctttttatgctgtaTTCTCCTAGCACAAGACCAAAAAGGCCATAAGTGCTAGAGTCTTAATCCAatactttctttttttcaccTCCAGAATAACCGCTTCAGTGACTTTGTTGACAAGCAGACAGGatacaaaaccaaaaacatgctaTCATTCCCCTTAGTGGCTGAAAAAGAACCCATTGGTGTTTGCATGGCACTAAACAAAATTGGAGCCGAAGAATTCACAAAAGCTGATGAGGATGTAAGTCTTGACCTTAAAAGCAGAATGCCAGTTGTAGAAATGTTTCTCAGTATTAGTCAAATATGGGAATAACTTATAAATACAAATTCATAACAGCACAGCAAATACATAACAGCACAGCAAATACATAACAGCACAGTAAATCACATGGAACATGACAGATACTGTACATGCCCTATACCTTCTCAATATTCATGTGCTGCACTGATGCTGCCTCAAAACCGTTATTGACTCTTTAAACCAGTGTTTCACTGTACCTTTTACAGTTACTGCCCcaccaatatttttttcccagGAGGCCTGTGGTCTCACAAGTTTTTTACATGCCCCCTGTATATAGGCCAACAACCACTGCTCTGGAGGCAATACTGGATAGGCAATGTGAGCATTGCGTGAGTGCTGAATAACGTCAGTAAGTCAAATCAGATAAATGTCTGTTGGGTTTTGCTTTCAGCTCTGGACCAAGTACATGGTCTTTGCACAGGTCATTGCCCTGCAGCACCACACTCTTTACATGTTCAACGTGGAATCCAGAAGGAGTCAGGTACGAAAACGGTGAAATCCATTGTTCACCCTATTTACCCTTTGAATGACCAGCTACCCCCCAAGTCTGTGTTTTTTAAGTGAATTAAGTTATAATGCCAATAGAAACATTCTTGAACCTTTCCAAATATTCAGTTATAGGACTTCAGAGTAgatttaaaatttaaaaaaatatatttatgcacTATAATCCACACTTTCAAGTGGATTCTCTgtttattgtgaaataaaatataatgtaaaaaataccaAAATGATTCAGAATTGGGTAGGTTTCCACCAACGCTGCACACATATTTGTGAATATTAGACTATTCTTCATAACAGTTCTGTTTAAAGTGTTGTGTCTCGTGAAACATTGATTGAAAGCAATCAAATTACGCTACATATTTTGGATTGTGTTTAGGTGCAATTAcgtttttatttctttgctaCTCCGCGGTAGGTTTGCCTGTGTGccttgggtcgttgtcatgctgaaaggggAACTTCCATCCCAGTTTTAGCTTTCTCGCAGAAGGCAGCAGGTTTTCCTTAAGGACTTTGCTGTCCTTTGCTCCATTCATTTTTCCTTCTGTCCTGGCAAGTTCCCCAGTCCCTGGCGATAAGAAACATCCCCATAGCCTGATGCTGCCAACACCATGCCTAAAAGcagggattatttttttttggttatgTGCGGTATTGGGTTTACATCAAATGTGAACCATTAGCATTTATGGCCAGAAATGAAATTGAATTAGgtcagaaaatgtttatttttgtggcAGATTTCGGACAGGATTCAAGGTGGTCTTGTTTCTTGCAACCCTATCGGACAGGCCAGCTTTCTAGTGTGTTTGaaatattgttgtcacatgaccATTCTTTGCTATAAAAGCTTGTAGCTCTGTCCAAGTTGCTTGGTACTCTTTCTGATCAGTTCCCTACTAACTCTGTCATCCAGTTTTGAGGAACAGCCTGATCTAGGCAGGTCTTGGTGGTGCCATACAAATGGAGCTTATTATCTTCACCATGCCCCAAGGGATATTCAAggcttttgaaatatttttaaaccCAACCTGATTCATCTGTTTTCACAAATttatttcttagtttttttttgtcattggtgTTCATTGTTGAGAATTTGCTTTACAGTTTTTTAGTTCCTTGGTGTTCATTGTTGAGAATTTGCTTTATAGTTTACTACCCAGTGAATCACTGCAATTGAACACACCAGTTAACTGGTGTGGGATTTTGAAGCAGATTTTTTTATCATCCTCCCTTTGAACAGCTTGTGATTTAGTTCTAGAAAGCCTTGATATTATGAATGGCCAAAGATTgtctttaataaaaaatagcaaTTAAgctattaataataaatagctAATAAGTATGAAATAAGATTGAGTGGTATAATATCAGTAATAAGTCGATGATCAACAtagtatattattatattaaataatgaGTCCTGTAAAGCATTGTGTTATCCTTGACTCAAACACTAATACGCTATATAAAGAACaggtatacagtatattatccTTGTTTCAATAGGTCCTTCTATGGTCTGCCAGCAAAGTATTTGAGGAGCTGACAGACATTGAGAGACAGTTCCACAAAGCTCTGTACACTGTGAGAACCTACCTCAACTGTGAAAGATACTCTGTGGGACTGCTGGACATGACCAAAGAGAAGGTTTGTTACTATTGCATAATATGCTAAGTTTTAATATGGGAACCATTTTGAATCTGCTCCCTCTGGGGTTGCCCCAGAATGCCTTCTCCCCTTTTGTTGTCCTAATGGATCTCGTCTCTCTCTTCATGCAGGAGTTCTATGATGAGTGGCCAATCAAACTGGGAGATGTAGAGCCATACAAGGGACCAAAGACCCCTGATGGAAGGGTAAGTAACCCTATTCCTCATGTATGATCCTCGCCAAGCATTCTGCTTTGCTGTTCTGCCACCTAGTCTAAACATGGACACAGTCACCCCCAGTGAACGTTGTTTTACACACCTGCAGGAAGTCATCTTTTACAAGATCATTGACTATCTCTTAGAAGGACCCAAAGAGGAAATCAAAGTCATTCCGTAAGTATCCGTGACGTGTTGTCTCAAGTCCCTCATTAGTTTCCCGTCAAGATATATAAGAAAGTATCCCAAGTACCAAAACCCAGCGGCCTCTGTCCTACTGCAGGGGCCCTCCGGCGGATCACTGGGCCCTAGTCAGTGGGCTCCCGACCTACGTGTCTGAAAACGGCTTCGTAAGTTGATGTGATTCGTCAACACTGACTGTGTGCTACCCTCAAACACGCAGGGCCTACTGCACATTAAAGACTTTTAATGTCATTTGAATGAAgtttctttttcttccccttCAGATTTGTAACATGATGAATGTAGCCGCTGATGATTACTTCACCTTCCAGGTGAGGACTGAGGGCTTCAATTGGATGGATAGTATTTACTATAGGACGATAATATGATGATTATAACGTTACTGGAGCACAAATAACAACCAAATTATTTTAACAGAACAAGAATTCTTAATCTACAAATCCACAGCCTCTGCCTAGAATATATTGAGACATCTGGGctatttgcttttgtttttctaaaatgCTGCATACattcttaaatattttattgatcagCTTCATTCTGTTTGGTCTTTCAGAAAGAACCTGTCGACGATACAGGCTTTGTCATCAAGAATGTTTTGTCCCTTCCCATTGTCAACAAAAAGGAAGAGATTGTGGGTATTGCCACTTTTTACAACAGGAAAGATGGAAAACCATTTGATGAACATGACGAACAAATCACTGAGGTGAGTGCGTAGTCTTCCCTCTGTCGGTCTCTATTAGTCACATCAACCAATTCACTGTTTATTTCTGTCATAAGTCAGATGTAAGAAGTTTGTAAAAACCTTTCTGCAATGTTCTAGGCCCTCACCCAGTTCCTGGGGTGGTCGGTGCTAAACTGCGACACGTATGACAGACTGAACAGGATGGAGTGGAGAAAGGATATCGCCCAGGAGATGCTAATGTGCCAGTCCAGATGCACGAATGTAGAAATGCAAAGCATACTGGTGAGACCTGAGACATATTGGACCTCAGGTCTTATTGACAGTGGAAATTCACAGAGGTTTAATATGGTTTTCTCTTTCCACAGAACACAAAGGAGAAGTTTGATGCCGATCCAGAAGACTGTGACCAGAAGGAGATGTACAAACTCTTGGTAGGACCATAGTACATTGATAATGTGCACAGAGTAGCGTGTAAGTAATCAACTTGAACAATGACATGATACCAAATGTAGATCGGGTAACGAGAAGGCTACTAATACTGTAATAAGGCCATACTGAGACcgattaaattaataaatgtatggaATTTCTTTCTTTGCCATTGTGTAGCGATCAAATTGCCCTACTGCTGAGTCAGTGGAACTACTGAAATTCTCCTTCAGTGACTTCCCTGTGACCGAGCACGGCCTCATCATGTGTGGAATTCGCTGCTTCTTTGAGCTGAACGTGGTGGAGAAGTTCAAAGTGCCCGCTGAggtaaaatagttatttttatcGTTTTATTTCCTATatttttacactgaacaaaattataaatgcaacacttttgtttttcccccatttatcatgagctgaactcaaagatctaagactttctctatgtacacaaaaggcctatttcacaaatctgtctaaatctgtgttagtgagcacttctccttattattgtagagaaatgaacattgaATACACAGGCAACtgctctggtggacatttcatgccaattgcacgctccctcaaaacttgcgacaccTGTGGccttgtgctgtgtgatggaactgcacgttttagagtggccttttattgtggccagcctaaggcacacctgtgcaataatcatgctgtctaatcagcatcttgatatgccacatctgtgaggtggatggattatctcggcaaaggagaagtgctcactaacacagatttagacagatttgtgaacaatatttgagagaaataggccttttgtgtacatagagaaagtcttagaactttgagttcagctcatgataaatggggacaaaaagtgttgcatttatcattttgttcagtgtatgtaacCCCAGCATTACACAGTGCATGTGCCCAGAATGAATGCAACATACTCTACATGAGTCTGTCCATTTAAGGGACAGAGGTTTTGGTTGATTTCAGCCTCTAGTATTGAAAGTAGTACCCATGAGATAACATGGTGCACCAAAGTTGGAAGTGTGGCTAGCCTACTGTATAGCCCTGAAAGTAGGAGAATAGCTTTACCAAATCTCTCATTTGCTTTCATGCTTTTCAAACATGAGTTTGTCCAGGCTGTCAAGCTCGAAGATCGCTGTGTCCCATTTGACTGCTGATATTGGTTCTCCAGAATTTGACTTAGCAAAGGATCCATTTTAAGATTTAATGTTCCATCTTGAAAAAGATGGTTTACTTTTTCAATTTGTATATGTTGAAAATCTAGCTTTTACAATAtgttaaaataagtttgtgCTTAAGCTTGTCAACTGCTTCTTTAATAagtttgtctctttctgtatctAATTTGTTGTGTTGCGTGTAATACTAGGTCATGTCCTGTTTTGGTCTTACAGATAATTGGTCAAATGTCCTCTGTGTGATATTGTTCCCTATTCTCATGTATAATCAGACTTTGACCCGATGGATGTACACTGTCCGGAAAGGTTACCGTGACATTACCTACCACAACTGGAGACATGGCTTCAATGTGGGCCAGACCATGTTCTGTCTTCTCCAGGTGAAACCTTTCACTCCCTCTACCAATCCTATCAATTGATACCCACACGACAGATTATACAAAATGCATGAAGTAACCAATAAACATTATGGATGGTTTAGAGAAACATGGAAGCTGCCCATAATTCTAGTTCAGGGAGCTGGGCCAATTTAGACAATAGGCCAATTGTCTTTGATATGAATCCTTCATTCCACatccacattttgtttgatAACGGATGAGACCTTTGTTCCATAGACTGGCAAGTTGAGAAAATATTACTCTGACCTGGATGCCTTTGCCATGGTGGCTGCTGCATTCTGCCATGATATCGACCACAGAGGGACCAACAACTTATACCAGACAAAGTTAGACTATTTCCTTTTGCCTAGAAGCACTCACAGCAATCCCCAAATCATTCATGTTGAGTGTTCTGTCAGTGGTTAGAAATGGGTTGTTTGGGGTCTAATGATGTGTGCTGTTACCCCTTCGCAATTGTGTTGGTACCTCTCTGATTGTGTTGTCACCCCTTGTGATTGTGTTGTTACCCCTTCATGATTTTGTTACACCTCTCTGATTGTGTTGCTACGCCCCTCTGATTTTGTTACAACTCTCTGATTGTGTTGCTACGCCTCTGATTGTGTTGCCACACCCCTCTGATTTTGTTACACCTCTCTGATTGTGTTGTTATATCACTCTGATCGTGTTACTACACACCTCTGATTTTGTTACACCTCTCTGATTGTGTTGTTATATCTCTCAGATTGTGTTGTTATGCCCCTCTGATTTTGTTACACCCCTCTGATTGTGTTATGCTTCTGTGTTTTTACGCCCCTCGGATTGTGTTGTTACCCTCTGATTTTTTACCTCTCTGATTGTGTTGCTACACCTTTCTGATTGTATTGTTACACCTCTGGTTGTGTTGTTATGACTCTCTGATTGTGTTGTTATGACTCTCTGATTGCAGGAGTGGTTCGCCTTTAGCCAAACTGCATGGTTCCTCTATTATGGAGAGACACCATCTGGAATACAGCAAGACTCTTATGGGCGAGGAGGTTAGAGACTTTGATTCCTGTTACTGTGGGCAAAACTATTCCCTATTCCCCATTGCCTCAATCCATTTGGCAGATTGTGGGAGTTAAAATGTActtcttttctccctcttcagAGCCTGAACATCTTTGTGAATCTCCAGAAGCGGCAGTTTGAGACTGTACAACATTTGTTTGATGTCTGCATCATTGCCACTGATCTGGCCTTGTACTTCAAGTGGGTCTTTAGAATACTTATTatctttgatattttttttttgtgtgaggCAGTGCCCTAACATGAACCTAACTGGACCGTTGGTCTGATCCCCAGAAAAAGAACAATGTTCCAGAACATTGTCAATGCCACTGAGCCAATGGAAACTGAGAAGGAGAAAATTGAACATATTTCCAACAACGCCATCAGGAAGGAAATCATCATGTAAGTAGGAATGTTCTTTTGTTTACAAAAGTTGAGGCAGATGTCCACTTGTCATGGTTTTCTGTTGCTCGCGTAATATTATGATTCTTACATGATGTTGGAATATTTCCTCAAACAATACTTGTATCAGGGCCATGATGATGACAGGTTGTGACTTGTCTGCCATCACCAAACCATGGGAGGTCCAGAGCAAGGTAGGCCCTTCCACCATGGGAAAACACTCCCTCCAAACTAGTTAGATTTTTTAGGTTTTCATTAGTcctgatatgttttttttgctgtgaATTTACATCTTAGGTGGCTCTCATGGTAGCAGCTGAGTTCTGGGAGCAAGGTGACTTGGAAAGGACCGTTCTTGATCAGCAACCCATTGTGAGAAAAACTTATGTTTCTTTATTGGggttgtaaaagaatgaaaacaaattgtcatccagaaattattttataaaaaaaaatgggtaacaattattggcacccctaatTCAAATTTTAGTCttatacaataattatttcttaattataatctctttttattttttattaaattaaaggttagattcatatattttgtgtgagatcaagctgataaaaacattaacatttattcACAGCCTTTTTAGTTAATGTCTTTCTAGTGTGCCAATAATTAATTCTGTTTGAATACTTTAAAAAGGGTTATTCATGTTTAAATTACCAAAGTTCTAATAGAtcatcatacattttacattccaAAAGTACAGAAAATTCTGTTAACTTTGGTACATTATCGGTAGCATTGCcacctgttttcttttctttctttttaaagcAGGTGCTTAATAGAGTAATCACTAACTTATAGTTCTCTGATTTGATATGACACGTCTTTCATTTCTCCTCAGCCAATGATGGACAGGAACTGTGCAGCAGAATTACCAAAGATGCAGTGCGGTTTCATTAACTTCGTCTGCGCGTTCGTATACAAGGTAACTGTGCAGATTTTCGGCTAACCATAAATCTCACTTTCGGTGAGGTTCTCCAGTTCAACAACCCTTAATGACTTTTTACATGTTATTTTCTATAATGTTCTGGCAAGACGGTTTCCATTTACAAGTTTGCGCCTGCCGAACTCCTCTGCAGGAATGTTTGCATGATAAAGACTGTCAGACAATTGGCAGTCAAGGGCAAGTAAATGCTTGCAGTAATGGGGCGTACTTGTGTGCAGGAA from Esox lucius isolate fEsoLuc1 chromosome 5, fEsoLuc1.pri, whole genome shotgun sequence harbors:
- the pde6c gene encoding cone cGMP-specific 3',5'-cyclic phosphodiesterase subunit alpha'; protein product: MVDKDSVEKYLENNPQFAKEYFDKKVLPEVISTAFTENLEIKDPTSYKDVSLIQEANIIFDMVKEMYTTATVEKAIHKVLQRVCMILNADRCSYFVCRSRNGIPELATLLFNITPTSKYEDNLVNPNTEIVFPTDMGVVGWTAHSKKMQNVPDVTKNNRFSDFVDKQTGYKTKNMLSFPLVAEKEPIGVCMALNKIGAEEFTKADEDLWTKYMVFAQVIALQHHTLYMFNVESRRSQVLLWSASKVFEELTDIERQFHKALYTVRTYLNCERYSVGLLDMTKEKEFYDEWPIKLGDVEPYKGPKTPDGREVIFYKIIDYLLEGPKEEIKVIPGPPADHWALVSGLPTYVSENGFICNMMNVAADDYFTFQKEPVDDTGFVIKNVLSLPIVNKKEEIVGIATFYNRKDGKPFDEHDEQITEALTQFLGWSVLNCDTYDRLNRMEWRKDIAQEMLMCQSRCTNVEMQSILNTKEKFDADPEDCDQKEMYKLLRSNCPTAESVELLKFSFSDFPVTEHGLIMCGIRCFFELNVVEKFKVPAETLTRWMYTVRKGYRDITYHNWRHGFNVGQTMFCLLQTGKLRKYYSDLDAFAMVAAAFCHDIDHRGTNNLYQTKSGSPLAKLHGSSIMERHHLEYSKTLMGEESLNIFVNLQKRQFETVQHLFDVCIIATDLALYFKKRTMFQNIVNATEPMETEKEKIEHISNNAIRKEIIMAMMMTGCDLSAITKPWEVQSKVALMVAAEFWEQGDLERTVLDQQPIPMMDRNCAAELPKMQCGFINFVCAFVYKEFSRFHVEITPMYDGLNENLRNWKELADIHAAKIAAIEEEKKKLESPPAEVAEGGKSKTCTIA